The following are from one region of the uncultured Hyphomonas sp. genome:
- a CDS encoding enolase C-terminal domain-like protein, which yields MITGIEARDIRFPTSRHSHGSDAMNPDPDYSCAYATLQMSGGDPDGNGLTFTIGRGNDLCVSAIEGLGRHLLGRDLDEFEEDLGLASRLLLNDSQYRWLGPEKGVVHLAAAALINAVWDALAKRAGKPLWRYVSDMPPERIVSAIDFRHISDYLPKAEALDRLTQQAGGRADRTAALIRDGYPAYTTSAGWIGYTDEEIVRRLRAAHAEGWRHFKIKVGGDLQGDLRRCKLFRDTLGPDVRLSVDANQVWDVDDAVQAIRAMAPYDIYWVEEPTSPDDILGHKAIAEQVSPVLLATGEHAHNRVMFKQFLQAGAIGFCQIDACRLAGVNEVLAVMMMADKAGVPVCPHAGGVGLCEYVQHLSMIDFVCISGTMSGRVIEHAAHLHQHFVNPIETRNGRYLAPSAPGYSVDLFPQSIADHEFPHGKVWAEEMAG from the coding sequence GATGAGCGGCGGAGATCCGGACGGGAATGGCCTGACCTTCACCATCGGCCGCGGGAACGATCTGTGCGTGTCGGCAATCGAGGGACTGGGCCGGCACCTGCTCGGCCGCGATCTGGACGAATTTGAAGAAGATCTGGGGCTGGCGTCCCGGCTTCTTCTCAATGACAGCCAGTACCGCTGGCTCGGTCCGGAGAAGGGGGTCGTGCATCTTGCAGCCGCCGCGCTTATCAATGCGGTGTGGGATGCGCTGGCCAAACGCGCGGGCAAGCCTCTGTGGAGATATGTCAGCGACATGCCGCCGGAGCGCATCGTCTCGGCGATCGATTTCCGGCACATATCCGACTATCTTCCAAAAGCCGAAGCGCTGGACCGGCTGACGCAACAGGCTGGCGGCAGGGCGGACCGAACGGCGGCACTGATCCGCGACGGATATCCCGCCTATACGACGTCGGCGGGCTGGATCGGGTACACGGATGAAGAAATCGTACGGCGGTTGCGCGCCGCCCATGCCGAAGGCTGGCGGCACTTCAAGATCAAGGTCGGTGGAGACCTGCAGGGGGATCTGCGCCGGTGCAAACTGTTCCGGGACACGCTTGGCCCCGACGTTCGTCTGAGTGTCGATGCCAATCAGGTCTGGGATGTTGACGATGCCGTGCAGGCGATCCGGGCCATGGCGCCTTACGATATTTACTGGGTGGAGGAGCCAACCAGCCCGGATGACATTCTCGGCCACAAGGCCATCGCAGAACAGGTTTCGCCCGTGCTGCTGGCAACCGGGGAGCACGCCCACAACCGCGTGATGTTCAAACAGTTCCTCCAGGCTGGCGCGATCGGGTTCTGCCAGATCGACGCCTGCCGCCTGGCGGGGGTCAATGAAGTTCTGGCGGTGATGATGATGGCGGACAAGGCCGGGGTGCCCGTCTGCCCGCATGCCGGCGGTGTCGGTCTTTGCGAATACGTCCAGCACCTGTCCATGATCGATTTTGTCTGCATCTCCGGCACCATGTCAGGCCGGGTCATTGAGCATGCGGCGCACCTGCACCAGCATTTTGTGAATCCGATCGAAACCCGCAACGGGCGGTATCTTGCGCCGTCGGCGCCGGGATATTCGGTTGATCTGTTTCCGCAAAGCATTGCCGATCATGAATTCCCGCATGGCAAAGTGTGGGCAGAAGAGATGGCCGGCTGA
- a CDS encoding alpha-L-fucosidase, producing the protein MRDESSPGANPKQAYEPSAESLSSHEVPDWFLDAKFGVFIHWGPYSIPAFAPHKVSMGEMGEAEQAASFAETPYAEWYQNTMLFEEGATARYHAETYGADYAYERFGEAFNASLSGWDPVAWAQLFRRSGAGYVVLVTKHHDGFALWPSEVENPNRASWHTERDVVGELAAAVRAEGLKFGVYYSGGVDWTFKHQRIESFMDFMTSIPGEAEGYTDYATAQYEELITRYRPDYLWNDIAYPSAQASYDVLAKYYNTVPEGLTNDRWIAPDGQLPADAFDKPEGLTGLLPPKPAVWDVRTPEYGMFDRILPFVWETTRGMGHSFAYNRNETDADYLTRDDLVAMLARAACFNGNVLLNVGPRGDAVIPPGQAERLEAAGAWLEAAGPSILGTRPVELPEREAGGVPVGATRRDGALYLHVFGVPEAQTLEISLPEELGPVASVTQYGGEVSAWSVDAGRLSLTVPAWADTAVQSFRLEGGL; encoded by the coding sequence ATGCGCGACGAGTCCTCCCCCGGTGCAAACCCGAAGCAGGCTTACGAGCCAAGCGCCGAGAGCCTTTCCTCCCATGAGGTCCCGGACTGGTTCCTTGATGCAAAGTTCGGTGTCTTCATACATTGGGGGCCATACTCGATCCCGGCCTTTGCCCCGCACAAAGTCTCGATGGGGGAAATGGGGGAAGCTGAGCAGGCCGCCTCATTTGCAGAAACGCCGTATGCCGAATGGTACCAGAACACGATGCTATTCGAGGAGGGTGCGACGGCGCGGTATCATGCGGAAACGTATGGGGCTGACTATGCCTATGAGCGGTTCGGCGAGGCGTTCAACGCGTCGCTGTCCGGCTGGGACCCGGTGGCCTGGGCGCAGCTGTTCCGCCGGTCCGGGGCGGGCTATGTGGTTCTGGTGACCAAGCATCATGACGGGTTTGCCCTGTGGCCGAGCGAGGTGGAGAACCCGAACCGTGCCAGCTGGCATACGGAGCGGGATGTGGTTGGCGAGCTTGCCGCAGCAGTGCGGGCCGAGGGCCTGAAGTTCGGCGTCTACTATTCCGGGGGCGTGGACTGGACATTCAAACACCAGCGGATCGAGAGTTTCATGGACTTCATGACCTCCATCCCGGGTGAGGCCGAAGGGTATACGGATTATGCCACCGCCCAGTATGAAGAACTGATCACGCGTTATCGTCCGGATTATCTCTGGAACGACATCGCCTATCCGTCGGCGCAGGCCTCCTATGATGTGCTGGCCAAATACTACAACACGGTGCCGGAGGGTCTGACGAATGACCGCTGGATCGCGCCGGACGGGCAGTTACCGGCAGATGCGTTCGACAAGCCGGAAGGGCTGACAGGCCTGCTGCCGCCGAAGCCGGCTGTGTGGGATGTGCGCACGCCAGAATACGGCATGTTTGACCGGATCCTGCCCTTTGTGTGGGAGACGACGCGGGGCATGGGGCATTCCTTTGCGTATAATCGCAATGAGACAGATGCCGACTATCTGACGCGGGACGATCTTGTGGCAATGCTGGCGCGGGCGGCATGCTTCAACGGGAATGTGCTGTTGAATGTCGGCCCGCGGGGGGACGCGGTGATCCCGCCGGGGCAGGCGGAACGGCTTGAGGCGGCGGGGGCGTGGCTTGAGGCGGCCGGTCCGTCGATCCTGGGGACGCGGCCGGTCGAGCTGCCGGAGCGTGAGGCGGGCGGCGTGCCGGTCGGGGCGACGCGCCGGGACGGAGCGCTTTACCTGCACGTGTTCGGCGTGCCGGAGGCGCAGACGCTGGAGATCTCCCTGCCGGAGGAGCTCGGGCCTGTCGCCTCGGTGACGCAATATGGCGGCGAGGTCTCGGCCTGGTCTGTCGATGCCGGACGGCTCTCCCTCACCGTTCCCGCATGGGCCGACACCGCCGTTCAGTCCTTCAGACTGGAGGGCGGATTGTGA
- a CDS encoding aldo/keto reductase has translation MTDSAQLVLPDYGLGAAGLGNLYTAIPDETAREALDAASRAGFNYIDTAPFYGHGLSEQRVGAFLSASGERPVLSTKVGRRLVPADGRPIPDNGFASPAPFIPEFDYSEAGIRMSFEGSQGRLGIENVDILLLHDIGRMTHADAHDAILEQAFEEALPTMDAMKSEGLTRWIGLGVNEIEVCEEVLARVRLDVLLLAGRYTLLEHEASTPFLNACERMGVKIILGGAFNSGLLVASGEEPLHYDYAEAPDWAVDKVRKLRDVCAGYEVELPALALQFCHAHPAVAAVVPGARTAAQVEQVRDWTRANIDPRVWTELKDRALIAADAVVPS, from the coding sequence GTGACGGACTCCGCCCAACTCGTGCTGCCGGATTACGGGCTTGGCGCAGCTGGGCTCGGAAATCTGTACACGGCGATCCCGGATGAGACCGCGCGCGAGGCGCTGGATGCCGCGAGCCGGGCCGGATTCAACTATATCGACACCGCGCCGTTCTATGGGCATGGCCTGAGTGAACAGCGTGTGGGGGCATTCCTGTCTGCGTCAGGTGAACGCCCTGTTCTGTCGACCAAGGTCGGCCGGCGGCTGGTTCCGGCAGATGGCCGACCGATCCCGGACAATGGCTTTGCTTCGCCAGCTCCATTCATCCCGGAATTCGATTATTCGGAAGCCGGCATCCGGATGTCGTTTGAAGGCAGTCAGGGCAGGCTCGGTATTGAGAATGTGGACATTCTCCTGCTGCACGATATCGGGCGGATGACGCATGCCGATGCGCACGACGCCATTCTGGAGCAGGCATTCGAAGAAGCGCTCCCCACGATGGATGCCATGAAGTCCGAGGGGTTGACCAGATGGATCGGCCTTGGCGTGAACGAAATCGAGGTCTGCGAAGAGGTGCTCGCACGCGTCAGGCTGGATGTCCTGCTGCTGGCGGGACGGTACACCTTGCTGGAGCACGAAGCCTCAACACCGTTCCTCAATGCTTGTGAACGGATGGGGGTGAAAATCATTCTTGGCGGTGCCTTCAATTCCGGCCTCCTGGTCGCGTCGGGCGAGGAGCCGCTGCACTACGACTATGCCGAAGCGCCGGACTGGGCGGTCGACAAGGTCCGGAAACTCCGGGACGTCTGTGCTGGGTATGAGGTTGAGCTGCCGGCGCTGGCCCTGCAATTCTGTCATGCACATCCTGCGGTTGCGGCAGTGGTCCCGGGGGCGAGAACCGCAGCGCAGGTCGAGCAGGTGCGCGACTGGACCCGGGCGAACATCGATCCCAGGGTCTGGACGGAATTGAAGGACCGGGCGCTGATCGCGGCCGATGCGGTGGTGCCGTCATGA
- a CDS encoding amidohydrolase family protein: MTPVIDAHMHIWTLARGDYDWLTPDLDGLWRDFEIDDAWPEARDAGVSQVILVQAAATAAETGFMLSVAARDDRVVGVVGWTDFEAPGAVQEIQRLADTPMIVGLRPMIADIPDPDWILNDAFTPVLKAMSERGLVFDGHARADLVPVMSELASRHPGLQIVLNHAGKPRIADHDLEMWFDDIARLARRPNVACKVSGLLTEAGERKDDASIGEIVEHLGTCFGPERLIWGSDWPVLTLAGTYAEWSAQSARLIDRFFPEHAAMIRGGNARRIYLRGGSN, from the coding sequence ATGACGCCGGTGATCGACGCGCATATGCACATCTGGACCCTGGCGCGCGGGGATTATGACTGGCTGACGCCGGACCTTGATGGGTTGTGGAGAGACTTTGAAATTGACGACGCCTGGCCGGAAGCGCGCGACGCGGGGGTCTCGCAGGTGATCCTCGTTCAGGCGGCGGCGACTGCGGCGGAGACCGGGTTCATGCTCTCAGTCGCGGCGAGAGATGACCGCGTTGTCGGTGTTGTGGGGTGGACGGATTTCGAGGCGCCCGGCGCGGTGCAGGAAATCCAGCGGCTCGCCGATACGCCCATGATCGTGGGCCTGAGACCGATGATCGCCGACATTCCCGACCCGGACTGGATCCTGAACGACGCATTTACGCCGGTCCTGAAGGCCATGTCGGAGAGGGGCCTCGTGTTCGACGGGCACGCGCGGGCAGACCTTGTGCCGGTCATGAGTGAGCTGGCCTCCCGGCACCCCGGGCTGCAGATTGTCCTCAACCATGCAGGCAAACCCCGGATTGCGGACCATGACCTCGAGATGTGGTTCGACGATATCGCCCGGCTTGCCCGGCGCCCGAATGTCGCCTGCAAAGTCTCCGGCCTGCTGACGGAGGCGGGCGAGCGCAAAGATGACGCGTCCATCGGTGAGATCGTCGAGCACCTCGGCACATGTTTCGGGCCAGAGCGGCTGATCTGGGGCAGTGACTGGCCGGTGCTGACGCTTGCCGGAACATATGCAGAGTGGAGCGCCCAGAGCGCCCGCCTGATCGACCGGTTCTTTCCTGAGCACGCCGCCATGATCCGGGGTGGCAATGCCAGGAGAATTTATCTCAGGGGAGGGAGTAACTGA
- a CDS encoding SDR family oxidoreductase: protein MGRLAGKTALITAAGAGIGRAAAEAFAREGATVIATDIDVQPLSDLAWETGITHETLDVTDRNAIDEVCSRHRDVDVLFNVAGWVHHGNIEACDRDDWDRSVLINLTSMYEMSRAVLPNMLAKGGGVILNMSSVASSVSGVANRFAYGATKAGVIGLTKAIAEDYVSRNIRCNAICPGTVDTPSLQGRMKALGNYEEARRMFVERQPMGRLGKAGEIANLAVYLASDESSFTTGAVHVIDGGWTN, encoded by the coding sequence GTGGGCAGACTTGCGGGAAAAACGGCGCTGATAACAGCTGCGGGCGCGGGGATAGGCCGGGCCGCCGCCGAGGCATTTGCCCGGGAAGGGGCGACCGTCATCGCGACCGACATTGATGTCCAGCCGCTATCGGACCTGGCCTGGGAGACCGGGATCACCCATGAAACGCTGGATGTGACAGACCGGAACGCCATCGACGAGGTGTGCAGCCGCCACAGAGACGTGGACGTTCTGTTCAATGTCGCCGGATGGGTCCATCACGGAAATATCGAGGCGTGCGACCGGGACGATTGGGACCGGTCGGTCCTGATAAATCTGACATCAATGTATGAGATGTCCCGCGCGGTCCTGCCGAACATGCTGGCGAAGGGTGGCGGCGTGATCCTCAATATGAGCTCTGTCGCCTCAAGCGTGTCCGGCGTGGCCAACAGGTTCGCCTATGGGGCAACGAAAGCGGGCGTGATCGGCCTGACCAAGGCGATTGCCGAGGATTATGTCAGCCGGAATATCCGCTGCAATGCTATCTGTCCGGGGACGGTGGATACGCCCTCCCTGCAGGGACGCATGAAGGCGCTCGGAAACTATGAAGAGGCGCGCCGCATGTTCGTGGAACGCCAGCCGATGGGGCGGCTGGGGAAGGCAGGCGAGATCGCGAACCTCGCCGTCTACCTTGCATCAGATGAATCATCCTTCACCACAGGTGCCGTCCATGTGATCGACGGCGGCTGGACAAATTAG
- a CDS encoding fumarylacetoacetate hydrolase family protein: MKLLRVGPAGREKPCILGSDGVIRDASALVHDWDGDSIADEVLKQVARLDLSGLPEVDPASRTGPCISGVGKFVCIGLNYADHAAETGAEVPSEPVVFFKATSAICGPDDNLEIPRGSTKTDWEVELGVVIGKETKYVSEADAMDHVAGYCVVHDVSERAFQLEGTGQWVKGKSADTFGPIGPWLVTKDEVADPQDLSMWLDVNGAAMQRGSTKTMVFGVAHLVSYLSQYMSLQAGDIISTGTPPGVGLSKDPPQYLRHGDIVTLGIEGLGEQRQTCIDG, from the coding sequence ATGAAACTCTTGAGGGTCGGGCCGGCCGGGCGGGAAAAGCCCTGCATTCTGGGTTCGGACGGCGTCATACGGGATGCGAGTGCCTTGGTACATGACTGGGACGGCGACTCGATTGCCGATGAGGTGCTGAAACAGGTTGCCCGCCTTGATCTGTCCGGCCTTCCGGAAGTCGACCCCGCCAGCCGGACGGGGCCTTGCATCTCCGGTGTCGGAAAGTTCGTCTGTATAGGTCTTAACTATGCTGACCATGCCGCCGAGACCGGCGCGGAGGTTCCGTCGGAACCGGTCGTGTTCTTCAAGGCCACCAGCGCGATCTGCGGCCCGGATGACAATCTGGAGATTCCCAGAGGGTCAACAAAGACCGATTGGGAAGTGGAGCTGGGCGTCGTGATCGGCAAGGAGACGAAATACGTCTCCGAAGCTGATGCCATGGATCATGTGGCGGGCTATTGCGTCGTTCACGATGTGTCGGAGCGCGCCTTTCAGCTGGAAGGCACGGGACAATGGGTCAAAGGAAAAAGTGCCGACACGTTCGGCCCCATTGGCCCGTGGCTGGTCACCAAGGATGAGGTCGCAGACCCGCAGGACCTGTCCATGTGGCTGGATGTGAACGGCGCCGCCATGCAGCGCGGATCCACTAAAACCATGGTGTTCGGCGTGGCACACCTCGTCAGCTATCTGTCTCAATATATGAGCCTGCAGGCCGGGGACATCATATCGACCGGGACGCCGCCCGGCGTGGGCCTCTCAAAAGACCCGCCGCAATATCTGCGGCACGGCGACATTGTGACCTTGGGCATCGAGGGACTGGGCGAGCAGAGACAAACCTGCATCGACGGGTAA
- a CDS encoding Coq4 family protein, which yields MISEEKLKARFLRRVEKPVSREELKRLARSCRSAGNRAAAEERMDIAAALAHAAFLAPDRTAETYDAVSEGWTGNAVKAAPVEPFDRAPEPVPPGLWDEYWGIVEDGLAGKLDALAITQRTAALGKYFSDEATARIAEMAHLFEGVSQAAERDMPDLILLSTLAACPQGSLGREFHDLIVDNKFDLEVLDRTEISVHALPQPLAYLNTRMLQAHDLWHITAGYETTALHEIAISAFQMAQFGHNYSAQFLSITAVISALSPPRGYPILMDTVTSAWIHGRETPSMILIPWEEVWDQPVETIRKTYGIRPYDPKYPADLIEQSRTLTGGLGMFAAALHRAFMAVTGILHPRRA from the coding sequence ATGATTTCTGAGGAAAAACTCAAAGCCCGGTTTCTCCGCCGTGTGGAAAAGCCGGTAAGCCGTGAAGAGCTGAAACGCCTGGCCCGGTCCTGCAGGTCCGCGGGCAACCGCGCGGCTGCGGAAGAGCGCATGGATATTGCGGCGGCGCTGGCGCATGCGGCGTTTCTTGCGCCGGACCGGACCGCAGAAACCTATGATGCCGTCTCTGAAGGCTGGACCGGAAATGCCGTGAAGGCGGCTCCGGTTGAACCTTTCGACCGGGCACCGGAACCGGTTCCGCCGGGGTTGTGGGACGAATACTGGGGGATCGTGGAAGACGGGCTGGCGGGTAAGCTTGACGCTCTGGCGATCACCCAGCGGACCGCCGCCCTGGGAAAGTATTTTTCCGATGAGGCGACTGCCCGCATCGCAGAAATGGCCCATTTGTTTGAGGGCGTGTCTCAGGCCGCCGAACGGGACATGCCGGACCTGATTTTGCTCTCAACCCTTGCCGCGTGTCCGCAAGGCTCGTTGGGGCGGGAATTTCACGACCTGATTGTCGACAACAAGTTTGATCTGGAAGTTCTGGACCGGACAGAGATATCCGTTCACGCATTGCCGCAGCCGCTGGCCTATCTCAACACCCGCATGTTGCAGGCCCATGATCTGTGGCACATCACGGCGGGATATGAGACGACGGCCCTGCACGAAATCGCGATTTCGGCATTTCAGATGGCCCAGTTCGGGCACAATTATTCCGCCCAGTTCCTGTCGATCACCGCCGTGATTTCGGCGTTGTCGCCGCCGCGTGGATATCCCATTCTCATGGATACGGTGACGTCTGCGTGGATACACGGACGCGAGACCCCGTCCATGATCCTCATTCCCTGGGAAGAGGTCTGGGACCAGCCGGTCGAGACGATCCGGAAAACCTACGGAATACGGCCTTACGACCCGAAATACCCGGCCGACCTGATTGAGCAGAGCCGTACGCTGACGGGCGGTCTGGGCATGTTTGCGGCGGCGTTGCACCGTGCCTTCATGGCCGTCACGGGGATTCTCCATCCGCGGCGGGCCTGA
- a CDS encoding acetate/propionate family kinase → MSGPLLMTFNAGSSSVKIGLFSMDGGGLKRIAHALIDFRHRPLTFHLVEGKAVFDVELEADGADHLVDVMTETLDWISRHYDLSELTCVGHRVVHGGDEFDGPVLIDDDSLARIDALSILAPLHQPQALRLIRAMRQIRPELTQIASFDTVFHRTNPELIRRFALPRELHDRGIKRYGFHGLSYKFIAAELRRQFPEAAAGRVIAAHLGSGASLCAMLNGESQDTSMGFSTIDGIPMATRCGTLDPGVILHLLQQEHRPVSEVEDMLYHQSGLKGVSGGISADCRELQRSDDPRAKEALDLFTLRIAGEIGRLSMSIGGLDAVVFTAGIGEHDAMIRASVSAHLGWMGLEVSDAENQQNATCISTAGSRVKAFVIPTNEERVIADEAFSVFRQAG, encoded by the coding sequence ATGTCCGGCCCGTTGCTGATGACGTTCAATGCCGGGTCTTCCTCTGTGAAGATCGGCTTGTTCAGTATGGATGGCGGCGGCCTCAAGCGCATCGCTCATGCACTGATCGATTTCCGCCACCGCCCCCTCACCTTCCATCTGGTCGAAGGCAAGGCGGTGTTCGATGTCGAGCTGGAAGCCGATGGCGCTGACCATCTGGTCGATGTGATGACGGAGACGCTGGACTGGATCTCCCGGCATTATGACCTCAGTGAACTGACCTGCGTTGGCCACCGCGTCGTGCATGGCGGGGATGAATTTGACGGCCCGGTCCTGATCGACGATGACTCGCTTGCCCGCATTGATGCGCTCTCCATTCTGGCCCCGCTTCACCAGCCGCAGGCGCTTCGCCTGATCCGGGCGATGCGGCAGATCCGGCCGGAGCTTACTCAGATTGCCTCCTTTGATACCGTCTTTCACCGGACAAATCCGGAACTGATCCGCCGCTTTGCCCTGCCGCGTGAGCTGCATGACCGGGGCATCAAGCGGTATGGCTTCCATGGCCTGTCCTACAAATTCATCGCCGCCGAGCTGCGCCGCCAATTCCCGGAGGCCGCTGCCGGGCGCGTGATCGCGGCGCATCTTGGCAGCGGCGCGAGCCTTTGCGCCATGCTGAATGGCGAGAGCCAGGACACCAGCATGGGGTTCTCCACAATCGACGGCATACCGATGGCAACCCGCTGCGGCACGCTGGACCCCGGCGTGATCCTGCACCTTTTGCAGCAGGAACACCGGCCGGTCAGCGAGGTGGAGGACATGCTGTATCATCAGTCCGGCCTGAAGGGCGTTTCCGGCGGGATCAGCGCCGATTGCCGCGAGCTCCAGCGCAGCGATGATCCGCGGGCGAAAGAGGCGCTGGACCTGTTCACCCTGCGCATCGCCGGGGAAATCGGCCGCCTGTCGATGAGTATTGGTGGGCTGGACGCGGTTGTCTTCACGGCAGGCATTGGCGAGCATGATGCGATGATCCGCGCCTCGGTCTCCGCCCATCTCGGCTGGATGGGGCTGGAGGTGTCAGATGCAGAGAACCAGCAGAATGCCACCTGCATCTCAACCGCCGGCAGCCGGGTAAAAGCCTTTGTTATTCCGACCAATGAGGAACGCGTCATTGCCGATGAAGCGTTCAGCGTGTTCAGGCAGGCCGGATAA
- a CDS encoding bifunctional enoyl-CoA hydratase/phosphate acetyltransferase, whose translation MIETFLENRTYDQIEVGDTASLERTVTDNDIELFALASGDVNPAHLDAEFAANDIFGKPVAHGMWTASLVSAVLGTALPGPGCIYLGQTLAFTRPVFPGDTVTASVKVLEKQEKKRLVRLETICTNQDGETVLKGEATVIAPKDSVRVKRRHMPGIRLRRHDRYDAFIARAKDSPTVRAAIVHPCSAIAIQGAVEVRDEDLLEPVLIGPRAKIEAAAEEAGVSLDGFDIIETEHSHAAAAKAVEMAVNGDVAVLVKGSLHTDELLGAVVAHDSGLRTERRISHVYAMDIPLYDKPLIVTDAAVNILPSLDQKRDICQNAVDLMHQLGVEEPLVAVLAAVETVNADMPATLDAAALTVMAARGQIAGARVDGPLAYDNAISMAAAKTKGIVSPVAGQADILLVPDLEAGNMLAKQLIYFADAIAAGLILGARVPIVLTSRADPLTARMASAALARLSVGMTYTKPGS comes from the coding sequence ATGATTGAGACCTTTCTTGAGAACCGGACCTACGACCAGATCGAGGTCGGCGATACGGCATCGCTCGAACGCACAGTTACCGACAACGACATCGAGCTTTTCGCGCTCGCATCCGGCGATGTGAACCCGGCTCACCTCGATGCGGAGTTTGCCGCGAACGACATCTTCGGCAAGCCGGTCGCCCATGGCATGTGGACGGCGTCGCTGGTGTCCGCGGTGCTGGGCACAGCCCTGCCAGGCCCCGGCTGCATCTATCTCGGCCAGACCCTTGCCTTCACCCGGCCCGTCTTCCCCGGTGATACCGTCACGGCCAGTGTCAAAGTGCTGGAGAAACAGGAGAAGAAGCGCCTCGTCCGGCTTGAAACCATCTGCACCAATCAGGACGGCGAAACCGTCCTGAAGGGCGAAGCGACTGTCATCGCCCCCAAAGACAGCGTCCGCGTCAAACGCAGGCATATGCCGGGCATCCGCCTGCGCCGGCATGACCGCTATGATGCCTTCATCGCACGCGCCAAAGACTCCCCGACTGTCCGGGCGGCCATCGTTCATCCCTGCTCCGCCATCGCCATTCAGGGCGCCGTCGAGGTCCGAGACGAAGACCTGCTGGAGCCTGTCCTGATCGGCCCGCGCGCCAAGATCGAAGCAGCAGCCGAAGAAGCCGGGGTCTCCCTCGACGGATTCGATATCATCGAGACCGAGCACAGCCACGCCGCCGCCGCAAAAGCCGTGGAGATGGCCGTCAATGGAGATGTCGCCGTCCTGGTGAAGGGAAGTCTCCACACAGATGAACTCCTCGGCGCGGTCGTCGCCCACGATTCCGGCCTGCGAACCGAGCGCCGCATCAGCCATGTCTACGCCATGGATATTCCGCTGTATGACAAGCCACTGATCGTGACCGACGCGGCCGTCAACATTCTTCCCTCCCTCGATCAAAAGCGCGACATCTGCCAGAACGCCGTGGACCTGATGCACCAGCTGGGCGTGGAAGAGCCGCTGGTCGCCGTCCTCGCCGCAGTTGAGACCGTGAACGCCGACATGCCGGCCACACTGGATGCCGCCGCCCTCACCGTTATGGCGGCGCGGGGCCAGATCGCCGGGGCTCGCGTCGATGGCCCGCTGGCATATGACAATGCGATCAGCATGGCCGCGGCGAAAACCAAGGGCATCGTCTCGCCGGTCGCCGGGCAGGCGGACATTCTTCTCGTGCCGGACCTTGAAGCCGGCAACATGCTGGCCAAGCAGCTGATATATTTTGCCGATGCGATCGCCGCCGGCCTGATCCTCGGCGCGCGCGTGCCGATTGTGCTGACCAGCCGGGCAGATCCGCTGACCGCGCGGATGGCTTCGGCAGCGCTCGCGCGCCTCAGCGTGGGCATGACTTACACCAAGCCGGGTAGCTGA